In a single window of the Populus alba chromosome 16, ASM523922v2, whole genome shotgun sequence genome:
- the LOC118047173 gene encoding unknown protein 1 produces MDSESCTDQTNKTQDEQASKAIVEAYLGPVTPDSIKETGDFPLSPVTLVKKLPKVLSFTSKTNRSEDHFDNFSSPRTPKDGVFDPFAPGHEDKIPAPQCKKYNDEARASVVRRLNFTSSFRALRNGSFGDDVEFLSDEEMFESVYESLLEAIVSKQTEGALEEMKKLEWDSDDCTTPPAAPILTGVPDTCPAAPLKRKGKSRIIDLGLCRKLEF; encoded by the coding sequence ATGGATTCTGAATCTTGTACGgaccaaacaaacaaaacccaagATGAGCAAGCTAGCAAGGCCATTGTTGAGGCATATCTAGGTCCTGTCACTCCTGATTCTATCAAAGAGACTGGGGATTTCCCACTCTCTCCAGTCACTTTAGTTAAAAAACTGCCCAAAGTTCTCTCCTTCACCTCTAAAACCAACAGAAGTGAGgaccattttgacaactttaGCAGCCCACGAACACCCAAGGATGGTGTTTTTGACCCTTTTGCTCCTGGCCATGAAGACAAAATCCCGGCTCCTCAGTGCAAGAAATACAATGATGAAGCGAGGGCCAGTGTTGTGCGCCGGCTTAATTTTACTTCTTCTTTCAGAGCCTTGAGAAATGGGAGTTTTGGTGATGATGTGgagttcttgtcggatgaagAGATGTTTGAATCTGTGTATGAAAGTTTATTGGAAGCTATTGTTTCGAAGCAGACTGAGGGTGCTcttgaagaaatgaaaaaattagaatgGGATTCTGATGACTGCACAACACCTCCTGCAGCTCCTATTCTAACCGGAGTTCCTGATACTTGTCCCGCCGCACCTCTGAAGCGAAAAGGTAAATCTAGGATTATTGATTTGGGATTATGCAGAAAGCTTGAATTCTAA
- the LOC118047174 gene encoding uncharacterized protein, whose translation MTETNDQGRGPKARRRCFIVGGVILLLQLLLFIIFLILVLTVFKAKAPQTQLLSATLEGISPRVSFPVVNIQLNITLNLTLLVKNPNHVSFKHGPGKSYLLYRGDEVGNADLYPGLIPSKGAETLPSRLTIQVDQMAADMSALISDVLAGQVVLETRTRIPGRATFLKIFKKHAVATSDCRFTIDIPSLKIQSQECENKTKF comes from the coding sequence ATGACAGAAACCAACGATCAAGGACGTGGTCCTAAGGCTAGAAGAAGGTGTTTCATTGTTGGTGGGGTGATTCTCCTCTTGCAGTTGCTgctattcattatttttcttatcctAGTATTGACAGTCTTCAAGGCTAAAGCGCCCCAAACCCAGCTGCTATCAGCAACCCTTGAAGGCATCTCTCCTCGCGTCTCATTCCCTGTTGTTAATATCCAACTTAACATCACCCTCAACCTAACGCTCCTCGTCAAGAATCCTAACCATGTCAGCTTCAAACACGGCCCCGGAAAGAGCTACCTTCTATATCGAGGCGACGAGGTGGGAAATGCTGACCTGTACCCGGGCCTGATACCCTCTAAGGGCGCCGAGACACTTCCTTCCCGGCTTACTATACAGGTGGATCAGATGGCAGCTGATATGTCAGCTTTAATCAGTGATGTTCTAGCCGGACAGGTTGTTCTGGAAACACGCACTAGAATTCCAGGCAGGGCCAccttcctgaagatattcaaaAAGCATGCTGTCGCTACATCTGATTGTCGATTCACCATTGATATTCCTTCCCTGAAGATTCAAAGCCAGGAATGCGAGAACAAgactaaattttga
- the LOC118047228 gene encoding uncharacterized protein, which translates to MDVESSKAAAKKAESPKKHKRRNICLGVTAAVILFIFLLLLILGLTVFKPKQPTTTVDSTSISDMKVSFDIARLRVDVNVSLDVDLSIKNPNKVSVKYKNSSAFLNYRGQVVGEAPIPAGKILADKTQPINVTVTLMADRLLSDSQLLSDVMAGAIPFNTLTKISGKASIFNLFNVHITSTSTCDLLVFVSNRTIGDQKCKYKTKL; encoded by the coding sequence atggatgtgGAATCGTCAAAAGCTGCTGCAAAGAAAGCTGAATCTCCTAAGAAACACAAACGCAGAAACATTTGTTTAGGGGTGACGGCAGCTGTGatcctctttatttttctgcttttgctCATCTTGGGGCTAACGGTGTTCAAGCCTAAACAACCGACAACCACCGTGGATTCCACCTCCATCAGTGACATGAAGGTTTCTTTTGACATAGCCAGGCTAAGAGTGGATGTAAACGTGAGTCTTGACGTGGATCTCTCTATCAAGAATCCGAACAAGGTGAGTGTCAAGTACAAGAACAGCTCTGCTTTTCTGAATTATAGAGGCCAAGTTGTTGGTGAAGCTCCAATTCCTGCGGGTAAGATCTTAGCAGACAAAACACAACCCATAAACGTAACCGTTACACTTATGGCAGATCGGTTGTTGTCTGATTCGCAGCTTCTTTCTGATGTCATGGCTGGTGCTATACCCTTTAATACCTTGACCAAGATTTCTGGAAAAGCTAGCATTTTTAATCTGTTTAATGTACATATCACTTCTACCAGTACTTGtgatcttcttgtttttgtttctaatagAACTATAGGGGATCAAAAGTGCAAGTATAAGACAAAATTGTAG